CTCGGAAGAGACCCTGGAAGACCTCCTAGATGTCCAAGCTACTGTCCATATTATAGGGTTTGCGTGGTGGAGGGTGTTTGAGACTAGTCCTGAATAAGCCGGGAATATTCGTGGGCACTAGAAGAGGTATGATCGTGGTCAAAGAAGGCGGTAGGAAGATAGCTGAAGTCGCTCCTCCGCAGATAAGCCGGATCGTCGTGACCACCCGTGGGGCGACGTTCTCCTCAGCCCTTTTGAGGCTCATAGCACGTCATAAGATTCCTTTGATAGTACTCTCTGGAACAGGGTTCCCCGCCGTGAAGCTTTCATCCGTCCGAGGCGGAGCGGTTAAGCTTAAGAAGAGGCAGTACGAGGCACAGTCGAGCTGGAAGGCCCTATACCTGGCTAAGAGGATGGCTTGGGGTAAGGTCGTAAACCAGAAGACTCTTCTTTACCATGCCGCTAAGTCTAGGCGGAGGTCTCAACCTGAGGTGGCTGAGAGGCTTTTAGCGATGGCTAGGGAGATATCCGCCGTAGCCGATAGGCTTAGGTCTCTCGAGGCGAACTTCGCTGATAAGGGTAGGGCTGAAATCATGCGTCTCGAAGCTGAGGCTGCCGAGGTCTATTGGCGTGGTTTCAGGCTTCTTCTCCCCGAGGGGGTCGAGTTCACCGGTAGAAGAAAGAGGTTCGATAAACCTAAAGACCCTGTTAACGTGATGCTTAACTACTGCTACGG
The DNA window shown above is from Candidatus Bathyarchaeota archaeon and carries:
- the cas1 gene encoding CRISPR-associated endonuclease Cas1 yields the protein MRLVLNKPGIFVGTRRGMIVVKEGGRKIAEVAPPQISRIVVTTRGATFSSALLRLIARHKIPLIVLSGTGFPAVKLSSVRGGAVKLKKRQYEAQSSWKALYLAKRMAWGKVVNQKTLLYHAAKSRRRSQPEVAERLLAMAREISAVADRLRSLEANFADKGRAEIMRLEAEAAEVYWRGFRLLLPEGVEFTGRRKRFDKPKDPVNVMLNYCYGLLASEVLLAVEYTGLEPFIGFLHKDSSRRPALVMDLMEEFRQPVVDRVILRLLRSVDPGRLVEDERLTRKGRFELVKAFYGRLDERFTFRNRCLPIGDHILLQARRLAMFLLDKAPSYDPFVGR